A part of Salvelinus alpinus chromosome 23, SLU_Salpinus.1, whole genome shotgun sequence genomic DNA contains:
- the tm6sf2a gene encoding transmembrane 6 superfamily member 2 — MQLPVDICVFLLSLVAPAVLYTMNNVIKQPVMVLTLGAAVLYIIPYIMSFLVLHLLALQHWENIDPLFYVLAVFSFTCLVGLTNALEQDGYISGYMGFYLKKGEPHLSAAYAVMMNYWEGVLHFLLFLIIIHRMFRGKSYRSLALFWAGSSIAHQIVFIPGVVIGKYGSNIHPAFWRNTPFLLLPIWGAILLFSRERELPIIPADKIAVAQKRSLLYRPVDLILSLLLLGAMAFSVFRGAVALDCPLDTCFTYIYQYEPYLKDPVVFPRITMLVYLFYALPLLAAFIYGLRNPGCTWMLDWAIFFAGAIAQTQWCHIGGSLHSRTPFTYRVPTDKWSTVMILNGLYVAVPILLAIRCRLSPTFFMPTVPEGQTSLEKKDN, encoded by the exons ATGCAGCTGCCTGTGGACATATGtgttttccttttgtctcttgtGGCTCCTGCGGTTCTCTACACTATGAACAATGTCATAaaaca gCCTGTAATGGTGTTGACACTAGGAGCTGCCGTACTGTACATTATACCCTACATCATGTCTTTCCTTGTCCTCCATCTTCTCGCATTGCAACACTGGGAAAACATTGACCCCTTGTTTTATG tgTTGGCTGTGTTTTCCTTCACATGTCTGGTGGGCCTGACCAATGCTTTGGAACAGGATGGCTACATCTCTGGTTACATGGGCTTCTACCTGAAGAAG GGGGAGCCCCATCTGAGTGCAGCCTACGCTGTGATGATGAATTACTGGGAGGGAGTCCTgcacttcctcctcttcctcatcatcatccATCGCATGTTCAGGGG GAAGTCCTATCGCAGCCTGGCGCTGTTCTGGGCTGGGTCGTCCATCGCCCACCAGATCGTCTTCATCCCAGGAGTAGTCATCG GTAAATATGGTTCAAACATTCATCCCGCCTTCTGGAGGAATACTCCCTTCCTGTTGCTGCCCATCTGGGGAGCCATCCTGCtcttcagtagagagagagagctgccaatCATTCCTGCAGACAAG ATTGCAGTAGCGCAGAAGAGAAGTCTCCTCTACAGGCCTGTTGACCTGATCCTGTCTCTGCTACTGCTGGGAGCCATGGCCTTCTCTGTCTTCAGGGGCGCT gtGGCCCTTGACTGTCCTCTGGATACCTGCTTCACCTATATCTACCAGTATGAGCCTTACCTCAAGGACCCTGTGGTCTTCCCTAGGATCACG ATGCTGGTGTATTTGTTCTATGCGTTGCCTCTGCTGGCTGCATTCATATACGGGCTGAGGAACCCTGGTTGTACCTGGATGCTGGACTGGGCCATCTTCTTTGCTGGGGCCATAGCCCAG ACCCAGTGGTGCCATATCGGGGGATCACTCCACTCCCGAACCCCCTTCACATACCGGGTCCCAACAGACAAATGGTCGACCGTTATGATTCTAAACGGGCTGTATGTAGCTGTACCGATCCTCCTAGCCATCCGATGCCGCCTCAGCCCCACTTTCTTCATGCCTACTGTACCTGAGGGACAGACCAGCCTGGAGAAGAAGGACAACTAA